In Capricornis sumatraensis isolate serow.1 chromosome 2, serow.2, whole genome shotgun sequence, the DNA window GCTGTCACAGTCGATGTCAAACTAAAGAACAGAGGGAGGGAAGTCCTCTTAGAAGGGCCATGGGTGTGATCTGACTGCCAGAGGAAGTCAGAGGAAGAGTGTGATCTGACTGCCTGAGGAAGTCCCAGGCAGGACCCCTTGCTCTGCACTGGAGCTGAGCAGCGGGGAGGATCTGCTACTCAGAGGACCCCAGGGAAGTTCTTGGATCTCAAGGGAGTCGCAGTGATGGGGACCACCTGTCATCCAGCCCAGGGACAGACACCAGCTGGAGACAAGGATGGAGACAAGGGGGGTTTGGCCTCGATGTCCCCCTCCAAGCCCAGCCAGAGCTCCCAAGGACACTGGGAGCACTTAGCTGACAGGGAGAAAGCGGGGAGACTCATCGGTGGAGGGCATAGCAAAGCTCAGAGAGTCAGGGATGTGCGACCCTCTCTGGGAACAGAAGGTCAGACTGCTGTCACTGTGTGAGACACAGGAGCCCCAAGGCCAAGTGGCCAAAGCCAGAAGAGCCAGGTCATCGTGCAGGCCTCCCACCCCCTGCAGGAGAACAGGCCCCTCACCATTTCCCTTTGTCATTGCCTCCAGGTACAAAGGGGGTTCCCTCTTCGGAGGTTCTGGGGAGGTGGGGATAGGGGTCTGGCCTCACCTCGCCATACTGGTTCTGTGTGGCTCCAATGGCCTGCTGGATGTTGAGGATGTCGCTGCTGGGCCCGACCAGCTTGGAGGTGCCCGTGTCCAGGATGGCCTGACAGCCACCCTCACAGGCCACCACCGCACCGCTGATGGTGACACTACAGAGGGGAGACAGGACGGCCTTGCAATGCGTCCAGCATCCAGCCCTCCCTCCTTGGACCCCTTCTAGCCTCCCCTGCCAGGGACCTTGGCAGGAAGGAAGCCCAGCCATCCCAGGACCTTTTCTTTCGGTTCCTTTCTAGAGCCCCCATAACTTTCTGAACTCagagaaaaaaaccccaaatcatTTTCTcccaactcagcagtggctaaaTGGAGGCCGCCTGATCTTCTCTGGGACAGAAGCGTCACTGAAACAACAAAGTCACATGCACTAAGGGAGAGGGTAGGAGGAGCACCGCACGCTTTGCCCAAAGGTCTGGTTTCCAGTTTTCTCCTGCCATGTCCTTGCTGCAGGCTCCCCAACCTTCCTGCACTCAGGcttgtcatctgcaaaatgggtccATTAGCACCTCTTGACTTCCTTGACGTACCCAGGGGATGGGCATGAGGTTCAAACTTGATGTTAGTAAATTACAAAATGAAGATAATCATAGCACCGCTCTACAGTATTTCAGTGAGGAGCAAATGAAGCAGTCACATTCTCGcccagcacaatgcctggcaggTAGTAGTGCTGGATAAGCACAGTGCCCAtgttaagctgcttcagttgtgtctgactctttacaaccctatggaccgtagcccaccatgctcctctggctatgggattctcaggcaagagtactggagtgagttgtcatttcctctccaggggatctttctgacccagagatagaacccacatctcttatgtctcctgcagaggcaggtggattgtttatcactagcgccatctgggaagcgccatctgggaagccccagataaggcttctctggtagctctgctggtaaagaatccacctgcaatgcaggagactccagtttgattcctcagtctggaagatcctctgcagaagggatagactacccactccagtattcttgggcttccctggtggctcagatggtaaagaatccacctgcaatgtgggaaacctggcttcgatccctgggttgggaagatcccctggagcagggcgtgcaacccactccagtattcttgcctggaggattccatggacagaggagcctggcaggcgacagtccatggggtcgcaaagagttgggacgtgactgagcgactaagcacagcacagcacagtcttATTAATAAAGTGTAAGTGAATGGTCAGCAATCTCACTATCAAGGACCCTTGGCCCTGGAGCGTCTGATTCAGACTCGGACGGGACGAGCTACTGGGCTGCGCCCTGGATCCCCGCGGCCCCACACTGGAGCCGGCCTCTGGCGGGGCCGCGGCTGCCCCGCGCCCACCTGTCCACGGTGAACTGCCAGTACTTCTGCAGCGTCACGGGCACCCAGTGGAGGGACCCTGTGTAGTAGGACGGGTCAATGGCCCCCAGCGTGAGCATGCTCCCCTGGCCATTCCTGAAACCGAGGAGAGGCATGTCAGTGGACCCTGACACCGTGGCTCTGAGAAGCGGTATCCCAGCCCCACACAGGGCAGAGGCGATTCAGATCCCTCCCCGCTCTTCAACCACCCGCaacccccacctctgccccagaGGCTTCAGATGAGCTCTCCCAGCTCTTCTCCCCGCTGCGCCAGGCTCTTCTCTAATATCCCCTACATACTGAAAGGAGAAGCCTGAACTCCCTCAGAGCCTGCTACAAGCGTCTGAGAATCTCGATGACATCAGTAAATGATTACTGAGGCCTAtcactttggaagaaaaaaagaggttAAAATCCCCTATGCAGAGATAGAGTCAAGCTTCTTTTCTTAAATGCCAGAAATGAAGGTCAAACTCGGGCCCAGTGGACCCTGGCTGCATCCACGACCCATGTTGGGGCCTTTAGACAGAGAGTTAGATGTGCCTGGAAACAAGGAGAGGTGTGCTTCGATGCTGGTGTCCTTGAACTGCAGTGTCCCCGAGAGGCAGCCCCTCCTCAGTCAGCGGTCCCTGCCAGGCCATGGAAGTCCAGCCCAGGCTGGGTGCAGCTCCTACCTGTCCATGTAAACCGAGAACAGGTCCTGGGCCACCAGGCGCCTGTCCATCATGTTGTCAAACACGGGCACCGAGTACTCTGAGGCGAGCGAGGGGTAGGCCATCCCCAGGATCCCGTCGAACTCGGCATAGGTGAAGACATCCCCAGGCTCCTGGGTGCTCAGGCCTACTGTCTGCTGGATGTCCACAATGTTGGAGACCTGCAAGAGAGACAGAGTGACCTCCACCAGGGGGCCCTGCAGCCAGAGGACCCAGAGAGGGCTCAGGTCAAGCCCGTCTTCTCCAGCCCGCCCTCCCCTCTATGGGCAGTGTAGTATGGGCACTTAAGAGAAACGTTTCCCTTTTCAGCTCTGTGCCATGGTTTTGAGGGAATGGGCCTGACGAGGCAGAAGGCTGATTGGCAGGGAAAGAGAGGGCACAGGCAGGGGTACAGAGAGCAGTGCCCATGGTGCAGAAATTGAGGGTGAGCTGAAAGAACGGGGTGAAACAAGGGCTGCTCAAAGGGACCTCTGCCTGCCCGCAGCCCTTCCATTGGCTGCACCCGGGGCGCCTCCCTGGGAAGCGCTGTGGGCACAGTAGGATGGATAGAAAGAACATGCCCGCAGTGTGCATCTGAAAGACCTTACTGCACATCCTTGCTTTGccatgagctgtgtgaccttggacaagtacttctctgagccttcagGCTCACAGCAAAAAAGACTCCAGCCAGACGCCAGGAAGAACTCAAGGAAGAGCAAGCTGATGAGCACCAAGGGATACTGcttgattttaattttagatGGTGGGTGaggatggaaggaaagatgctaacatgtattgggcacttactatgtgccggCCATTGAATCAAGTACTTCAGAAGGCAGAGGGCTGAGAGCAAAGGGAGGCCTTGTCCAGAGGGCACAGATGCTTTCTGACTTGAAAGGAGGCGCTGCTCTATGACTTATAAAGTGAAGTCAAATCCAGAGAGGCGGAGACGTGGGTCTGACAGCGCCCACCatgaccagctgtgtgacttcaagCAAGTTATCAGCTCATCTGATCCTCGGGTCCCTCGTCTGAACAATGGGGGTGAGACTAGCTTCCTCAAAGGGTTGTTGAAAGAACTAAATTTAAGATGAGATCacagtgactatgccaaagataAGCGGAAAGGGGATGGAAACTGGACCCAGAGAAGCCTCTTGGGTGGGAGCTGAcatggaaaggaaaagggaagggagggagggacaccctgcagctgctgctggctAAAACCCCTCTCAGAATCCTCTCCCAGGGGGGCCACCCACAAGGGCAGGACACAAAGAGCCCCTTGGCACCAGCCGTGGCACAGCCCAGAGCCAGGGTGTCTGGGTGGGGCAGTGGCtggtgggcagggagaggggaggaccgGCTGGCCCCAAGGTCCACTCACAGTGACGGTGTCGTAGCCCAGGATGCCCTGCATGCTGCCCGTCCCATAGCGGATAGACAGGGGCTTGCCCAGGTTCTGGAAGGTGGACGACTTTCTTGGGTCGAAGCGCTGGTGGTTTTCTGGAACACAGGCTCAGGGTTAGTGGGACCCAGAGCATCTTCTCTCCACTTGACAGTGCTAACAGGAGCTAAATCCTTACCAGCTCTCATAAGAATATGGTCTCAATACTGACCATTCTCTCTACTGAAAATAAGCAGCCAGTTCTATCTGGATCCCACAAAGCTCAGTCAAGAAAATTATTCTTTGCTGCTCAATCCACCTCTCTGACCCCCCAGTGCTACCTTCATAACTTCCAAACAAAACGAAAAAAGAAAGCCATCTCTGTGGTTTCCAGAGACTAGCTTATACCAGCTTTGTAATTTCCAACAAGTCTCTGCTTCTCtcaaccttggtttcctcatctggtgAATAGGGATAAAAAGAGCACCAATCTCCCAAGATGGTTGGAGAAacaaattatttacatatatttaatgttttctcaGTACCTCTCACTTCATTCTCTTAGAACCGACTGGCATGTCATGGCCctattttatagaaagaaaaactgaGCACCCAGGAGGGTAAGGTGTCTGCCTTGACTCCTAACAGAgccaaaaatatgaaacaaagttCCCCCATGTCTAACTGGTGCTTTATGCATCAGACCTGTGATTTGCACATCTACCCAGTCTGCGGCCAGTGGGAGAGTTGAGCAAGGAGATAGGACACAACTGGGAGTCTGGGAATGTCCAAGCCAGCTCTCCCCACAACACAGAGACACATCCCACCCCAAGCCTGGACACCCTGACCACGACTGGCAGAGCAGAggggtgggcggggccgggggtgcCACTCACTGCAGGCATTGCTCTTGCAGTAGACAGAGGGTACCCAGAAGTCAGAGGAGCCGGTGTCAAACAGCACGGTGAACTCCTGGGGCGGGGTCCCGAGGGAGATCTTCCCAAAGTACTGACTCTGAAGACAGACAGCACCGGGTCAGGCTGGGAGCACCACGTGAAGGATTGGGGAGCGTTGATGCCCAGCCCGGTGCCGGTTCAGTTCTGTAGGCTCCGTGATTTCTGCCGCAAATCCTGCAACCCCTGCTGGAATCGCCCCCAGAGCAGACACTAGAGCAAAATGTAAGCCCTGCCTGGTAAGGAGCCTGGGGCACCTGCCAGGGACAGGGACACAGAGGTGGGATACCAGCCAGGTACAGACCCCAGACCCAAGGTGCCCCAGACACACCTCCTTCCAGCTCTCTCTGGGTGTCAAAACTGGGGCTCAGATGGAGGTGGGGATGACCTAGATAAGGAAACGAGGGCACCGAACAGAAAAAGGGTGGGTTGTTTACTGAGTGACAGATGAGAGAGACGGGCTCCAGAAAAGAAGAGGGCATAGGGGGCGTTCCTGTCACGTCCCGGGCAGCTGACAGTGGGCAccagctgccccctccctgccccggaAACCTAAGTCGTGGGTTCCTTGGACCTGGAAAGTCAGGTGTGAGGCTGGATCTGGGCGCAGGCCATGTGTCCCCAAGGGATGCTGTCTGCGGGCAGGTCATCCAGGCTCAGACTCTTGAAGGTGGGAGGACTGGTTTTGCAGGGCCTGCTACTTCCTGAGAGCTACTGAGGGGTGGGAGACGGCCTCACACACCCCTATAGGGCTCCCGGATTCCtgaaggagggaaaggaggggCGGGGTGTCCATCACGCTGTGTGGGAATCATTACTGGAAGGCTGGCAGAACCACTCACATCCAGGTAGTTGGTCAAGGGCACGCTGGCCACCTCCCCAAAGCCGGAGTACTCGCTGCTGACGCCATATCGCTGTTTCTGCAGGAAGTCCTCCAGAAGCCCACGCTCCTTCAGTGCCTTCCTCAGAGGCTTGCCTTTGTACAGTGGGATCCTGAGGAGAGGGGAAGAATTAGTGATGAGGTGGGCATCTCCCCAGGGCCACCCAGcctcagaggagcccagaggctCTGGGCTCCAtaagttatttctccatttttgtaTCATTACCTAAAGTAAAAACTGAGTTCTACATTAGCTCATGCTGGCCATTACCAGCTGCAATGCACTCTGATATTTCCAactcccttctcttttttaatGCTGGTGGAAACTCAGTCGATGTATTTTATAAGccactaatgggcttccctggtgcctgggcttccatgttggctcagacaggaaagattctgcctgcaatacaggaaacccaggtttgattcctgggtcaggaagatcctctggagaaggaaatggcaactcacttcagtattcttgcccggagaagtccgtggacagaggagcctgacaggctgcgtccatggggctgcagtcagacacgaccgagcagctaacacacacagtgAGTTTGCAGCTCTGCAGTTTGAAAGGCACTCAGCATACTCTCATTCAGTCTCCAATTCTTGCTGtggacctactatgtgccaggcaccgtaTGGGGTACCGGGGACACATGAAAAGCCTGTCTCTACCCTCCAGGCGCATACTGTGTAGGGAAGAAAATGGTGTCCCCCACACTCtggaaaaagctatgaccaagctccCACACTTGGCCAACCCCTGTTCTCTGCTCTGTGGGCAGCCTAACATGGGTGGAATTTCTTCAGACTGTTTCAGCACAGAGCATGGTCCCCAGTGAATATGGTTAGAGTTTCGATGATAGATGACGGAGGCAGATCAGCAGGAAGAGAATCAAGAAGGAAGACAGCAGAAGCTGGTGGGAGACTCGGTCTCCGGCAGCTGGTGGCTGGTCAAGGCCCTCTGAGCTTCAACTTCCGTGCAAAATGGATTATCTCTCCCTTTCCAGCCACTCTCGGGCACTGCTGTGGACGAATGAGTGACTTAACCTCTGCAGCTCTTAGTTTcttctcctgcagtggaagaCTAGACCGTGATCGTTCCCAATGTCACCCAGCTCTGAGTCACGTGGTCCTCCTCCTTGGGGCTGTTTTAAGGACAACTGGAGCCTACAGGTGTGAAAGAGCTTTGAGAGTAATATAAGGGCAGCAGGTTTAAGACTCATAAAGAAAATGGGTTTTCTCACGTTGTTCATGTCTCAAATGGATCCCACATGGAACGCCTCGTATATTAATGATGGTCTCTCCTCTGGTGCCTCCCGCCCCCAGCCCTCATGTGTGAGTTTGGCTGGGACCTGATCtattaatagaaatgaaaagttcTCCAGACGTTTCTCAGCCTTTGTCTCTGATGACAGAAAAGGACTTCAGCCCGAAAAGAAGGAAGTTGGGCTGAGCTCCTGGGAGCAAGCCCACAGCTGTCCTTTCCCGTGTCCCCATGTCTTTCTGCTTGTTCCGACTCTGGT includes these proteins:
- the LOC138073017 gene encoding chymosin is translated as MRCLVVLLAVFALSQGAEITRIPLYKGKPLRKALKERGLLEDFLQKQRYGVSSEYSGFGEVASVPLTNYLDSQYFGKISLGTPPQEFTVLFDTGSSDFWVPSVYCKSNACKNHQRFDPRKSSTFQNLGKPLSIRYGTGSMQGILGYDTVTVSNIVDIQQTVGLSTQEPGDVFTYAEFDGILGMAYPSLASEYSVPVFDNMMDRRLVAQDLFSVYMDRNGQGSMLTLGAIDPSYYTGSLHWVPVTLQKYWQFTVDSVTISGAVVACEGGCQAILDTGTSKLVGPSSDILNIQQAIGATQNQYGEFDIDCDSLSSMPTVVFEINGKMYPLTPYAYTSQEEGFCTSGFQSENHSHQWILGDVFIREYYSVFDRANNLVGLAKAI